DNA sequence from the Tepidibacillus fermentans genome:
AAAATTGCTTTTAACCGATTTAAATCATCTGTATTCTCTGCACGGTGAATCGTCGCTAAAATGTATTGTTTCTCTTCTACTCCGAAATCATTTAATTCATATTGTTCTGCTGCCATTTGGGAGTAATAAACGAATGCATCATACATCACATCTCCTACATGAAAGACATTCTTGGTAATTCCTTCATTTTTCAGATTTTGAATCGCAGTTTCTGTAGGAGCAAAGAGAATTTCCGAAACATGGTCGGTTAAGATTCGATTGATTTCTTCGGGCATTCGTTTGTTAAAGCTCCTTAGACCTGCTTCCACATGAAAAAGTGGAATATGAAGCTTGCTGGCAGCTAGAGCACCCGCTAGTGTGGAGTTCGTATCCCCATAGACAAGTACCGCATCTGGTTTCTCTTGTAGCAGGACTTCTTCAATTTTGGTCAACATTTCGCCCGTTTGCTTGCCATGACTCGCTGAACCAACCCCAAGATCGTAATCCGGTTTTGGAATATTTAATTCCTCAAAGAAGATTCCTGACATTTTATAATCATAATGTTGCCCTGTATTAACTAAGATTTCTCGATACACCTTTCGAAGCTCTCTTGAGACTGGAGCCACCTTGATAAATTGTGGCCTCGCACCAACAATTGTCACAATTTTACGCATTTCATTCACCTATTTTGATTATGATTGATGATAAAATTCTTTGATTTTGGCTACAACATATTCTTGTTGCTCTTTCCTTAATTCAGGATACATGGGTAATGAAAGAGCTTCTTTCGCTGCTTTCTCACTTTCGGGCAGATCTCCCTCTTTATATCCTAAGTCAGCAAATACAGGTTGCATATGTAAAGGTAGTGGATAATAAATCATCGTTTGCACACCTTGTTCCTTTAAATAGGCTTGTAGCGCATCCCGATCTTTGACTCGAATCGTATATTGATGATAAATATGATAACTGTTTTCGTCTTCGTAAGGTGTAACGACTTCTTTTAGATCAGAAAGTAGTTGTGTATAATAAGCTGCATGTTTCCTTCTTAACTCACTCCACGCATCTAAGTGAGGGAACTTCACATTTAGAATAGCAGCTTGCATCTCATCAAGACGACTATTGTAGCCAAGAACATGGTGATAATATTTCGGCTTGCTACCATGTACACGAATCACTCTTATTTTTTCTGCTAATTGATCATCGTTTGTGACAATCATACCCGCATCGCCATATGCACCAAGGTTCTTTGTCGGGAAGAAACTAAAACAAGCCGTATCGCCAAATCCACCCACTTTTCTGCCTTTATATTCCGCACCAATAGCCTGTGCCGCATCTTCAATAACGAATAAGTTATGTTTTTCCGCGATTTCCAGAATAGGATCCATGTCTGCTGCTTGTCCATAGAGATGAACAGGGATGATCGCTTTTGTTTTTTCTGTGATTTTTGCTTCAATTAAAGCAGGATTGATATTAAAGGTTTTTGGATCAATATCGACAAAAACAGGTTTTGCGCCAATTCTTGCGATCGAACCCGCTGTAGCAAAAAATGTAAATGGAGTGGTAATGACTTCATCCCCTGGCTGAATGCCACAGGCTAATAAAGAAATATGTAATGCGTCACTGCCATTTGCCACACCAATACCATGGGCAACATGACTATATTTCGCAATATCTTTTTCTAATTTTTTTACATTCTCGCCTAAAATAAAATGGGATGAACTCATCACTTTTTCTAAAGCTTGAAAAATTTCCTCTTTTAAATGTTGATATTGTTCAGATAAATCTAACATTGGTATATTCATCATAAAATCCTCCATAATACCTAATATGTAGTGGTTATTCCACAATCTTCAATAAGGTCCGAAAGATAATCTTAATATCATTCCAAAGAGACATTTCTTCAATATATTTCAGATTTAACTTTAATTTATCCACCATGATTTGTTCAATATAAGTTTTTTCAGGGTTATCACTTTTCGCTAGAATTTCATTTTCATCACGATATTTGATCGAGGCATAATCCGTAATTCCCGGACGAACCGTCAATACCTTTTTCTGTTCAGCATTATACAAGGCTGTATAACGCGGTACTTCTGGCCTGGGACCAACAAAACTCATATCCCCAATTAAGACATTCCATAATTGGGGTAACTCATCGAGCTTTGATTTTCGCAAAAATTTGCCACTTCGAGT
Encoded proteins:
- a CDS encoding sugar transferase, with the protein product MTTRTDSPSIITLFFKRLFDIVFSLLGLIGLSPVFLLIYLWIKFDSKGPAIFKQTRIGKNGKEFKIYKFRTMVVNAEKLGKQITVGNDQRITRSGKFLRKSKLDELPQLWNVLIGDMSFVGPRPEVPRYTALYNAEQKKVLTVRPGITDYASIKYRDENEILAKSDNPEKTYIEQIMVDKLKLNLKYIEEMSLWNDIKIIFRTLLKIVE
- the wecB gene encoding non-hydrolyzing UDP-N-acetylglucosamine 2-epimerase yields the protein MRKIVTIVGARPQFIKVAPVSRELRKVYREILVNTGQHYDYKMSGIFFEELNIPKPDYDLGVGSASHGKQTGEMLTKIEEVLLQEKPDAVLVYGDTNSTLAGALAASKLHIPLFHVEAGLRSFNKRMPEEINRILTDHVSEILFAPTETAIQNLKNEGITKNVFHVGDVMYDAFVYYSQMAAEQYELNDFGVEEKQYILATIHRAENTDDLNRLKAIFESLAKLNETVLLPLHPRTENKLKEAGIESVLQATNLKVIPPISYLEMVFLENHAKAIVTDSGGVQKEAYFAKVPCFTLRDQTEWVETVEVGWNRLVNPIEENLAQIVGAWQPTTYNEHLYGNGDASSQIVNHIHLFFDEERGR
- a CDS encoding DegT/DnrJ/EryC1/StrS family aminotransferase, with protein sequence MNIPMLDLSEQYQHLKEEIFQALEKVMSSSHFILGENVKKLEKDIAKYSHVAHGIGVANGSDALHISLLACGIQPGDEVITTPFTFFATAGSIARIGAKPVFVDIDPKTFNINPALIEAKITEKTKAIIPVHLYGQAADMDPILEIAEKHNLFVIEDAAQAIGAEYKGRKVGGFGDTACFSFFPTKNLGAYGDAGMIVTNDDQLAEKIRVIRVHGSKPKYYHHVLGYNSRLDEMQAAILNVKFPHLDAWSELRRKHAAYYTQLLSDLKEVVTPYEDENSYHIYHQYTIRVKDRDALQAYLKEQGVQTMIYYPLPLHMQPVFADLGYKEGDLPESEKAAKEALSLPMYPELRKEQQEYVVAKIKEFYHQS